ATATTCTCTCACTCAGTATAACTATGGAATTATCGATTATAACGACTTTTTTGTTTTCTTATGTTTTCTTTTACTTTCAACAACTATTCCATGGCATTTAAAATCAGTATCTTCAGTTTTTAAAATAATAATGTCTTTATAAATAGTTCTATTTGAATTATCGCTCATCAAGTTTATGAAATTTTCATTATCTGAAACTCTCTTAATATATTCTTGGCCTTCGTAAGTTACTAAACATATTTCATCATTAAGATCCAAGTCATGACAATCTGGATCTACTACGGCAATATCTCCATCTAATAAAGTTGGGTACATTGAATCACCTGAAACTTCTACTGCAAAAGCTCCTTTAGGCATAGTTTCACCTTGTAAAAGAATAAAACTTTCTTTTCTAACTACGTTCCCCATATTGATAGCTCCTCCACCTGCTGAAGCAGCTCCATAAACTGGTAATTCTATAACTGTTATTCCTAGAGGATTAACCAAATTTTGAGAAGTATTTTCTTCATCTAAATAATCAACCATTTTATACAATATTTTATAATCTAAATCTAATGCTTCAGCTACTCTTCTTAGATAGTAAGGATTAATTTTTTTCTTATCCCCTTTTTCTAAACGATGTATATCAGCATTATTAATTCCTGTTTTATATGCCAATTGACCTTGGCTTAATCCTTTCTCTAATCTTTTTTCTCTAATCAATTTTCCTAACAGATCTCTCTGTTCTTCATTAACATTAAACTTATCCATAAAACATTTCAACTCCTTGTATATTAAGATTATATTTAAAAATACTGACAATTGTAAGAAACTAAAAAAAACTTCCTTGACAATCATCAGTAGAAGTGGTAAAACTATACTGACAAATATAAGTGGAGAGGAGGGGTGCTTTGAGTTTGCTTAGAAAAGTGAAATTAACTGTTATAAAATCTGATTTAAATATGAATAAAGCAATAGAAATATCTGGTGTATCCAGAGATACATTTTATAAAAAATTAAAAAAAGATGATAAAGATTTTTACGATAAACTTCTTTTAAGTCTAAAAAAATTTACTTAAGTTACTTACAAATATCAGTGAATAAAAGTGTTCTTTTAATTTTAAAGATTAAAAAATTGTTTTTATTTAATAACAAGGGGGGAGATGTGAAAACTAACTTTAAAGATTATAAAGTTTTAGTCAGTAGAAAAATAAAAGTTCCTAGTTCTATAGAACTTAAAATGGGTAATATTGATATTATCATTGATGTTTTCTATGGATATGATGGGGTAATGAGCTATAAAAAAAATGGAATATCTAGAGTGAGTATTTCCATTCCTCGTAAATTTCATTCTCCAGTCTTAATTAATAGAGATATACCAGTAATAACAAACTCAGGAAGAGAAATAAGAATAAATCTATTTAATAAAAGTAAATTAAGTTACACACTATATGAAAAATGTTAAAAGGGGGAACTATGGAAATTTCAAATGCTAAGGTTATAAAAACTGTATTTAGGAATAAAGACAAGATAAAAAAGAATGAATTTATAAAGAAAGTAAAAAAGCTGACCTATGATCTTACTCCTACCGGGGAGAAGCAATATAAATTATTTTAAATAAAAAAGAGTAGAAATAGATCTACTCTTAAAAAATCGGCAAATTTATGATTATAAAATATTTTTATATTTTGCTAGGAAATTTTCAACCCATGGATAAGCTTTACCGCAGTCAGGGCAGTAATTTGGTATTTCTTGACTCTCCATATATCGAGGTTGTCGAGCATGAGTAAAATTAGGATTAGCATTCACAGCTAAAAGGCCGCCTTTGATAGGTGAGCCACATGTACAGTGAGTTAAAACTTTACTATTACACTTGGTACATAGATCACCACAAAAATCCTCTACTCTTTCAAGTGTAGAAGTTTGAAGATGTCCTTTTTCACAGATAGCAGACATTAAATTTCTTACCTTTACTTTTACTAATTTTTTCATCGAAGCTCGCCCCCTTAAATTTTAAATAGGATATTTCAAGAGTTTTTAAGAAAGTTTATCATTTCTCTTGAATAGCACTATTAAGATTTTAATACCATATTACTATACTTGAGTATACTCTATAAATTATCAGTATTCAACATTTTTAGAGTAAAAATATAAAAAATTTTAAAGAAAAAAAACTGACCTGTGATCTAACTCCAAATGGGAAGAAACAATATAAATTATTTTAAATAAAAAAGAGTAGAAACAGATCTACTCTTGGAAGATAAAAAATTAAAGCGAGGTGTAACAATGAAAAAATTACTGTTTGATATTATTTTTTTATCACTAATACTAATTATATTCTTTTTACGCTCTATTATTGAAAAGGATAAAATTAGTAAATACATGGAAATAATACAATTTGCATTAACAATAATTATTTTATATTTTGTAGTAAAAACAGGACAGACACTATCTAATCCATTTATTTATTTTGGATTAGGAGGTTCAGCTTTAACTAGCTTTATCAGTATAAGACAGAAATTCTTTACAAAGAATTAAAAAATATATATAGGGAAATTACACTAGAAACAAATCCAATAATTTTCATAAAATTGTCAATAAATTTAAAAAATTTATTTTCAGCCTTATGTTTCATTTTGAAAGCTACATAGAAAATTAAAAGTATAAAATCAACTAAATTTTTATAAATAAAAATAGGTAGATATCTAAAAAAAGTATCTTTAAATTCTCTTTTTAAGTATCCAATTGATATATTTTTAGAAAAATCAATTTTATTATATGTTTCTTGAATAATGTATCTTGTTTCTTGTTCTTCAAAATTTATTAACATTTCATATTCACTAGCATCTTTATAAGAACGAATGGCATTAATAAAATCAGTTAGATTCTCTGGGTTATCTAAATTTTTAGCTGATTCTGTATTAGTAAATTTTAATATTGTATATTTTTTTAAAAGCTGTAGACACCTTGGGTATTTTTCTTCTAAAGATTTCCTAGATGAGAGAAAAGATTCAACATATTCAATATTTGTTTGAACCAGTTTACTATTAAAAGATAAATTTCTAATTACTAAAATATCATTCCAATAATTTCTTAGAAAAGTAGCGGTTTCTTTAATTTTAAATTGATCATAAATGACAGCAAGAAGTCCTAAAAAATAAAGCCATAAAAATGTTTCGATTTTTAAGATAAAAATTTTTGAAATAAAATGTTCCATTTGTTCCACTCCTTTAAACTCTAGATAGTATTGGTTTAATTTCTAATTCAAGTATAACTTTTAAATAGGAGAAATCAAAAATTATATCAAGCTAGGGAGTAAATATCTAACTAGAGTAGGTTTAATTTTACCATTAGAGCCCATTCATATAAAAAATAAAAAAAGGCATATAAGCCTTTTAATAATTTCTTATAAATTCATCAGTGATTGTACTAATATTAGTTTTAAAACTTGGAAAAATCGTTTTTAAAATGATTTCTAAAACTTTAGCATAATCAATATCTTTCATTGAATTAACAACGAAATTTAGAAGTGCATAAACAAGCTGATTAGAATAATTGCTAGAAGATGAAGCTATGATAGCTACACCTAAGGCTTTATGTCTATATGGATCATCTTCTCTTGAGAATTCAACATAGCTAAATTCAAAATCTTTTTCTAGTTTATCGAAATTGTAATCTTCGAAATTAAGATTTGATATAGGCTCAAATTTGTCTGTTATTACTTTTACAGTTTCTTCTGTTGGGATTTTTCCATCAAATTTAATGCTGTAGCTAAATCTGGCCAAATCACCTAACGCGGTTGTGTTAATTTTATACATTTTTTACTCTCCTTTAAACTCTGAATAGTATAGTTCAAGAATTTCTAAAATAGCCTGGGCTTATCTTGAACTGTATCATTGAGACTTTAAATAATGCATTAGACTTCATTATACTATGAAGCTGAGAAGTAAACAAGAATGATATAGGAATTTATAAAAATATAATTATTTTAAATAAAAAAGAGTAGAAACAGATCTACTCTGAGAAGATAAAAAAATTAAAGCGAGGTGAAACAATGGAAAAATTTTGGATGAGCTTTCTTTTAGCGGGTTTTCTTATAGGGATTATAAATCTAATGATTGAAGCTAGTTTTATTTTAAAAAAATTGAATTATGAAATTATGGATATTAAAACCAAGTTTCTGACTAAACACAATAATTGCTGTAAGTGTTGTAATTATTGTAGAGAATGTCCCAATAATAATTTTTAAGTTTTTAGCATATTTACCAATATGAAAAAATAATGGGAATTCAAAAATACTAGATTAACGGGAAGATTTTATAAAAAATAAGAGGAGGGAACACCATGGGAAAAAAATTAGATTTAAAATTAAGAGGTGTTCAATACGAAATCATAAGTAATGACAACGATTATGATTTAGAACTTACTGAAGAAAATACTTTGTGTTTTAAAAGAGGAGGGGAACTGTATGTTTCTGTTAACCTGGACAAAGTTTGTTTAGGCAGTAAATTAGCTATCTTAGATTTTTTAGGTTTAAAAATAAAAAGAGAGAAATAAATCTCTCTTGGAAAATTAAATAAATTAGAAATGAGGGGAGGAAATAATAATGAAAGAAAAGTTAATTATATATTCTTTAATAATACTAGGGTTATTAATTTTTATAATTGTATGTTTAGATTATTTATACCGTCTAGCACTTATAAAAACCTTTAAACCTCAGAGGTTAAAATTTGAGTTAGAAGAGCAATTTATTTTAAAAGAGCTTAGAGACAACAATGTATATATTGTCAATGAAATCTCTGAATTTAGGAAAAGTCAAAATATCAAACACAGGAGGTAACACATGGCTAGACCAGATTCAGCTCTGTCCTTAGAGCTAGAAAGAAGCATGAATATGCAGGTAAGGGTTGAAACCTTTGAAGAACATCTGAGACATGCAGGAGTGATAGATGATCTCGATGATGAGAGACGGATAAAGAGTTTCAATTTAAATAAATGGAATGAGGATATGCAAAAATCATTTACTAAAACCAGATCTGAGATCCTAAGACTAAAAAATCTTTCATCTATGAAAAAAGCCCTGGAAGATCTGAATAAAAAAATAAATGAATTCAATGAAACATATTTTGAAAAAAGAAAACAGATCGATGCTTTAGAGGTCCAGTACGAAACCTTGGATGATGAAGTGAGAGTGTGGCTCTTGGAATATGCTGTCAGCTGCAGAGAAAAGCTAAAGATAGAAAATTCCAATATCGAGAAAAAACTTATTAGAGAAAATCTAAATCGGAAAAAAAGGTAAAAAAAAAGGAGGACTAATCCACCTTTTTATAGAGACCTGAACCACAATCTGGGCATGCTGGTAACTCCTCATTGTCTGTCTCTATTATTAATTCTAAGTAACACATGACACACATATAAGTTCCTACACCTGGTTTTTCACCTGCTGCGTACATAGGATCTCACCTCCTAAAACAAACTAAAAACTCTTTACTCTAGGAGTATACATTAAAAACCTTAAAAAAGCACTAAGAATTGTATTTTATTTAAATTGTGCTAATTTTAAAAACAAAAAAATATTATTGAAAGGAGTAAATTTATGAGAGATACAATATTTAATATGAGACAAGATATTGCTCTAGAAATGAAAGAAAAGCATAAATTGAATATTGAGGACTTTATTTTAATCCGAAAAATAGGAGATTTCAGCTTATCTGATGACACGATAGAAATTATAAAAGATGGAAAAGCTTATCACTGGATCAGTTATGAAACTATCCAAAAAGATTTTCCATTATTATATCCCACAGTAGAAGCTATTAAAAAAAGAGTTCATAGAATGACTAAAAAAGGTCTCTTAGTGAGTAAAGCTCATATAGTAAAAAGAGGAGATTTAAATAAAAGTGAGTTTAACACACCAGGAACATTTTCAATCTTAAGGTTAGAAAAAGAAGCTAAAAAATTATTTAATTCAAAAGTAGTTCTACCCCCGGGACAAAATGGCGCACCCCTTGAGCCAAATTGTCCTGACCCCCAGGACAATTTGGGGCGACCCCTAGGACAAAATGGCGTTAACAAAGAACTCCTAGAAAAGAACCCCAAGAAAAGAACACCTAAAAAAGAAGTAGTAGCAAAAAAGAAAGGATCTACTGCTGCCCCTGAAGATACTTTTTTTAAAAACTTAAAAGACCTTCTGTCTAAAGCTAGTATTAAAAATCAGAATTCTAATACTTTAAAAAATATCAAAGAGTTCTCCAATGGGGATCTGGAGGAAGTAAAAAAAGTAATTGAATTTATAAAGCTGAAGAATAAAAATATGAACTCCAAGGTCTTGGTAGCAATTTTGAGAGACAAAGATCACCTGATAGTTGAACCGGTAGAATTAAAAAAAGTCACCAGGAAAGAAAAGATAAACTTTATGGTTAATAAATTGGGGGAGATTGAGATCAATGATCTCAGAGAGAAGGTCAAGGAGCAAACCTTCAAAGGTGAGGAGGGATGTTTTGTAAATACCGAGTTGGAAAATGTCCTATGTAAAAGATTCAATAAGTATATCTCAGATGGAGGGACCTATGCATAACACAGAGATCGGTGATTGGAACTACTTTAGGATTAACATTTTGCCTAAAATAAAAAAAGTGGTTCTTCATGATATTGAATATACAGATAAAAATGATATACAGAGTATGTCTTTGG
This sequence is a window from Psychrilyobacter atlanticus DSM 19335. Protein-coding genes within it:
- a CDS encoding zinc ribbon-containing protein, which translates into the protein MYAAGEKPGVGTYMCVMCYLELIIETDNEELPACPDCGSGLYKKVD
- a CDS encoding XRE family transcriptional regulator produces the protein MDKFNVNEEQRDLLGKLIREKRLEKGLSQGQLAYKTGINNADIHRLEKGDKKKINPYYLRRVAEALDLDYKILYKMVDYLDEENTSQNLVNPLGITVIELPVYGAASAGGGAINMGNVVRKESFILLQGETMPKGAFAVEVSGDSMYPTLLDGDIAVVDPDCHDLDLNDEICLVTYEGQEYIKRVSDNENFINLMSDNSNRTIYKDIIILKTEDTDFKCHGIVVESKRKHKKTKKSL
- a CDS encoding DUF2321 domain-containing protein; this translates as MKKLVKVKVRNLMSAICEKGHLQTSTLERVEDFCGDLCTKCNSKVLTHCTCGSPIKGGLLAVNANPNFTHARQPRYMESQEIPNYCPDCGKAYPWVENFLAKYKNIL